A portion of the Streptomyces coeruleoprunus genome contains these proteins:
- the paaN gene encoding phenylacetic acid degradation protein PaaN, translating to MAAAQLTTDHLTEKHRSTLDQALEAIRTRAYWSPHPEHPKAYGENGSLSAADGLAAHKATLQSRFELDQPGTDGWTGGEVSPYGPELGVEYPHADVDVLLPAMRAGLAAWRDAGPELRALVCLEILARISARTHEFAHAVMHTSGQAFMMAFQAGGPHAQDRGLEAVAYAYAEQVRTPLAADWSKPQGKRDPLELRKTFTAVGRGVALLIGCNTFPTWNGYPGLFASLATGNAVLVKPHPRAALPLALTVRIARDVLAEAGFDPNLVALAAERPGEGIAKTLAVRPEIRIIDYTGSTSFGDWLEDNARQAQVYTEKAGVNTVVIDSTDDYKGMLSNLAFSLSLYSGQMCTTPQNLLIPRDGITTEAGPKSYDEVVADLAAAVDGLLGDDARANALLGALVNPDVKARLEAAAGLGEVALASREIANPDFPDAVVRTPVLVKLDGAKPDSEAAYMSECFGPVAFAVAVDSTDDALELLRRTVREKGAMTVGAYTTSTEVERAVEEVCLEESAQLSLNLTGGVYVNQTAAFSDFHGSGGNPAANAALCDGAFVANRFRVVEVRRQA from the coding sequence ATGGCCGCCGCGCAGCTCACCACCGACCACCTGACCGAGAAGCACCGCTCCACACTCGACCAGGCCCTGGAGGCGATCCGTACGCGCGCCTACTGGTCCCCGCACCCCGAGCACCCCAAGGCCTACGGCGAGAACGGCTCGCTGAGCGCCGCCGACGGGCTCGCCGCCCACAAGGCGACGCTCCAGTCCCGCTTCGAGCTGGACCAGCCCGGGACGGACGGCTGGACGGGCGGCGAAGTCTCCCCGTACGGCCCGGAGTTGGGCGTCGAGTATCCGCACGCCGACGTGGACGTGCTGCTGCCCGCCATGCGCGCGGGCCTGGCGGCGTGGCGGGACGCTGGACCGGAGCTGCGCGCCCTGGTCTGCCTGGAGATCCTGGCGCGGATCAGCGCCCGTACGCACGAGTTCGCCCACGCCGTGATGCACACAAGCGGCCAGGCCTTCATGATGGCCTTCCAGGCGGGCGGCCCGCACGCGCAGGACCGCGGCCTGGAGGCCGTCGCCTACGCCTACGCGGAGCAGGTGCGCACGCCCCTGGCCGCCGACTGGTCGAAGCCGCAGGGCAAGCGGGACCCTCTGGAGCTGCGCAAGACGTTCACCGCGGTCGGCCGTGGCGTCGCCCTGCTGATCGGCTGCAACACCTTCCCGACCTGGAACGGCTACCCGGGCCTGTTCGCCTCGCTGGCGACGGGCAACGCGGTGCTGGTCAAGCCGCACCCCCGCGCGGCCCTGCCGCTGGCCCTGACCGTGCGGATCGCCCGGGACGTGCTGGCCGAGGCGGGCTTCGACCCGAACCTGGTGGCGCTCGCCGCCGAGCGGCCCGGCGAAGGCATCGCCAAGACCCTGGCGGTGCGCCCGGAGATCCGGATCATCGATTACACGGGCTCCACGTCGTTCGGCGACTGGCTGGAGGACAACGCCCGCCAGGCGCAGGTGTACACGGAGAAGGCCGGCGTCAACACCGTCGTGATCGACTCCACGGACGACTACAAGGGGATGCTCTCCAACCTGGCGTTCTCGCTGTCCCTGTACAGCGGCCAGATGTGCACCACCCCGCAGAACCTGCTGATCCCGCGCGACGGCATCACGACGGAGGCGGGACCCAAGTCGTACGACGAGGTGGTCGCCGACCTGGCGGCCGCCGTGGACGGGCTGCTCGGTGACGACGCGCGGGCGAACGCCCTGCTGGGCGCGCTGGTGAACCCGGACGTCAAGGCCCGCCTGGAGGCGGCGGCCGGTCTCGGCGAGGTCGCGCTGGCCTCCCGCGAGATCGCCAACCCCGACTTCCCCGACGCCGTCGTGCGCACTCCGGTGCTGGTCAAGCTGGACGGGGCCAAGCCGGACTCCGAGGCCGCGTACATGTCGGAGTGCTTCGGGCCGGTCGCCTTCGCGGTGGCCGTCGACTCGACGGACGACGCGCTGGAGCTGCTGCGCCGCACGGTGCGGGAGAAGGGCGCGATGACGGTCGGCGCGTACACCACGTCGACCGAGGTGGAGCGGGCCGTCGAGGAGGTCTGCCTGGAGGAGTCCGCGCAGCTGTCGCTGAACCTCACGGGCGGGGTGTACGTGAACCAGACCGCCGCGTTCTCCGACTTCCACGGCTCGGGCGGCAACCCGGCCGCGAACGCCGCCCTGTGCGACGGTGCCTTCGTGGCGAACCGCTTCCGGGTCGTCGAGGTCCGCCGCCAGGCCTGA
- a CDS encoding 3-hydroxyacyl-CoA dehydrogenase, with amino-acid sequence MTDTEATRMAHTTDPAGTVAVVGTGTMGQGIAQIALVAGHPVRLYDAAPDRAAKAADAIFGRLDRLVEKGRMSADARDAAAARLHPAGSLDELADSVLVVEAVVERLAVKQELFAALEDIVGDDCLLATNTSSLSVTAIAGALRLPGRFVGLHFFNPAPLMPLVEVVSGYATDIASATRAYETARAWGKTPVACADTPGFIVNRLARPFYAEAFAVYEEQAADPATIDAVLRECGGFRMGAFELTDLIGHDVNEAVTRSVWEAFFQDPRFRPSLAQRRLVEAGMLGRKAGRGWYAYEEGAHRPEPHTAEPAQPPAYVVVEGDLAPAGQVIDLIREAGIEVREEEDDHGTRLQLPSGGQLALADGQTSVEFRDVVYFDLALDYREATRIALAAGPDTSPETLGQAIGLFQALGKKVSVIGDVPGMIVARTVARLIDLAHEAVAKGVATEEDIDTAMRLGVNYPLGPLEWSRKLGKSWASSVLDEMHEREPSGRYAPSLALFRHAYADEKPEAGR; translated from the coding sequence ATGACCGACACAGAGGCCACGCGGATGGCGCACACCACCGACCCGGCCGGCACGGTCGCCGTCGTCGGTACCGGAACGATGGGCCAGGGAATCGCCCAGATCGCCCTGGTCGCCGGGCATCCGGTGCGCCTCTACGACGCCGCCCCCGACCGCGCCGCGAAGGCCGCGGACGCCATCTTCGGCCGGCTCGACCGGCTGGTCGAGAAAGGCCGGATGAGTGCGGACGCCCGGGACGCCGCCGCGGCCCGCCTCCACCCCGCCGGCAGCCTGGACGAGCTGGCGGACTCCGTGCTCGTCGTCGAGGCCGTCGTGGAGCGGCTCGCGGTCAAGCAGGAGCTGTTCGCGGCCCTGGAGGACATCGTCGGCGACGACTGCCTGCTCGCCACCAACACGTCCTCTCTCTCCGTCACCGCCATCGCGGGCGCGCTGCGCCTGCCCGGCCGGTTCGTCGGACTGCACTTCTTCAACCCGGCACCGCTGATGCCGCTCGTCGAGGTCGTCAGCGGCTACGCGACCGACATCGCGTCCGCCACGCGCGCGTACGAGACGGCCCGCGCCTGGGGCAAGACGCCCGTGGCCTGCGCCGACACACCGGGCTTCATCGTCAACCGCCTCGCCCGCCCCTTCTACGCGGAGGCGTTCGCGGTCTACGAGGAGCAGGCCGCCGACCCGGCCACCATCGACGCCGTCCTGCGCGAGTGCGGCGGCTTCCGCATGGGCGCCTTCGAGCTGACCGACCTGATCGGCCACGACGTCAACGAGGCCGTCACGCGTTCCGTGTGGGAGGCCTTCTTCCAGGACCCCAGGTTCCGGCCCTCGCTCGCCCAGCGCCGCCTCGTCGAGGCGGGCATGCTCGGCCGCAAGGCGGGCCGCGGCTGGTACGCGTACGAGGAGGGGGCGCACCGCCCCGAGCCGCACACCGCGGAGCCCGCGCAGCCGCCCGCGTACGTCGTCGTCGAGGGCGACCTCGCCCCGGCCGGACAGGTGATCGACCTGATCCGCGAGGCCGGGATCGAGGTGCGCGAGGAGGAAGACGACCACGGCACCCGCCTCCAGCTGCCCAGCGGCGGCCAGCTGGCGCTCGCCGACGGGCAGACGTCCGTGGAGTTCCGCGACGTCGTCTACTTCGACCTGGCCCTCGACTACCGCGAGGCGACCCGTATCGCGCTGGCCGCCGGGCCCGACACGTCCCCCGAGACGCTCGGCCAGGCGATCGGGCTCTTCCAGGCCCTCGGCAAGAAGGTGAGCGTCATCGGCGACGTCCCGGGCATGATCGTCGCCCGGACCGTGGCCCGGCTGATCGACCTCGCGCACGAGGCCGTGGCCAAGGGCGTGGCCACCGAGGAGGACATCGACACCGCGATGCGCCTCGGCGTGAACTACCCGCTCGGCCCCCTGGAGTGGAGCCGGAAGCTGGGCAAGTCCTGGGCGAGTTCGGTGCTGGACGAGATGCACGAGCGGGAACCCTCGGGGCGGTACGCGCCTTCCCTGGCGCTGTTCCGCCACGCCTACGCCGACGAGAAGCCGGAGGCAGGGCGATGA
- a CDS encoding TetR/AcrR family transcriptional regulator: protein MTTTRRDTYTPETLLSVAVRVFNERGYDGTSMEHLSKAAGISKSSIYHHVAGKEELLRRAVSRALDGLFVVLDEPAATRGRAIERVEYVTRRTVEVLMDELPYVTLLLRVRGNTKTERWALERRREFDQRIADLMKAAAADGDLRSDVDIRLATRLLFGMVNSLVEWYRPQPADGADRQQLADTVVRLAFDGLRTGH from the coding sequence ATGACCACCACCAGGCGCGACACGTACACGCCCGAGACGCTGCTCTCCGTCGCCGTCCGGGTCTTCAACGAGCGCGGCTACGACGGCACGTCCATGGAGCACCTCTCCAAGGCGGCCGGCATCTCGAAGTCGTCGATCTACCACCACGTCGCCGGCAAGGAGGAGCTGCTGAGGCGTGCGGTGAGCCGTGCGCTGGACGGGCTGTTCGTCGTCCTCGACGAGCCCGCCGCCACGCGCGGCAGGGCCATCGAGCGGGTCGAGTACGTCACGCGGCGCACCGTCGAGGTGCTGATGGACGAACTGCCCTATGTGACGCTCCTGCTGCGGGTGCGCGGCAACACGAAGACCGAGCGTTGGGCCCTGGAGCGACGCCGCGAGTTCGACCAGCGGATCGCCGACCTGATGAAGGCGGCGGCCGCCGACGGCGACCTGCGCTCCGACGTGGACATAAGGCTCGCCACCCGGCTGCTCTTCGGCATGGTCAACTCGCTCGTCGAGTGGTACCGCCCGCAGCCGGCCGACGGCGCCGACCGTCAGCAGCTCGCCGACACCGTCGTACGGCTCGCCTTCGACGGCCTGCGCACCGGCCACTGA
- a CDS encoding Lrp/AsnC family transcriptional regulator, with protein sequence MAAEQMAEIWEQGPKSDDQTPPPRPLDAIDRDILRILQTDGRASIRSVAERVHVSRANAYARINRLIDDGVIRGFSARVNHERAGQGASAYITLKIVQNSWRTVREQLQALPGAAHIALVSGDFDVLLLVHTPDNRSLRELVLTKLQAIPEVLSTRTLLVFEETDLNRRPVTGEA encoded by the coding sequence ATGGCAGCTGAACAAATGGCTGAGATCTGGGAGCAGGGGCCGAAGAGCGACGACCAGACACCGCCGCCGCGCCCGCTCGACGCCATCGACCGCGACATCCTGCGGATCCTCCAAACGGACGGCCGCGCGTCGATACGCTCCGTGGCCGAGCGGGTCCATGTGTCGCGGGCAAACGCGTACGCGCGGATCAACCGGCTGATCGACGACGGGGTGATCCGCGGCTTCAGCGCCCGCGTCAACCACGAACGAGCAGGTCAGGGCGCATCCGCCTACATCACGCTCAAGATCGTGCAGAACTCGTGGCGGACGGTGCGCGAGCAGTTGCAGGCGCTCCCGGGCGCCGCGCACATCGCGCTGGTCAGCGGGGACTTCGATGTGCTGCTGCTGGTGCACACGCCGGACAACCGCAGCCTGCGCGAGCTGGTCCTGACGAAACTCCAGGCCATCCCGGAGGTGCTGTCGACCCGCACGCTGCTGGTCTTCGAGGAGACCGACCTGAACCGCAGGCCGGTCACGGGCGAGGCGTAG
- the pdhA gene encoding pyruvate dehydrogenase (acetyl-transferring) E1 component subunit alpha, protein MTVQELPGAASYRPTPPPAWKPRTDPAPLLPDPEPYRVLGTDAAAGFAPAVLRRLYAELVRGRRYNTQATALTKQGRLAVYPSSTGQEACEVAAALVLEDRDWLFPSYRDTLAAVARGLDPVQALTLLRGDWHTGYDPHEHRIAPLCTPLATQLPHAVGLAHAARLKGDDVVALAMVGDGGTSEGDFHEALNFAAVWQAPVVFLVQNNGFAISVPLAKQTAAPSLAHKAVGYGMPGRLVDGNDAAAVHQVLSEAVARARRGGGPTLVEAVTYRIDAHTNADDATRYRGDGEVEAWRQHDPIQLLERELKDRGLIDEDGIREAAEDAERMAARLRERMNADAELDPMDLFAHVFAEQTAQLREQAAQLRAELAAEAEGDVR, encoded by the coding sequence ATGACGGTCCAAGAGCTGCCAGGTGCGGCCTCTTACCGGCCCACCCCGCCCCCGGCGTGGAAGCCGCGCACCGACCCCGCACCGCTGCTCCCGGACCCCGAGCCGTACCGCGTGCTCGGCACGGACGCCGCGGCCGGTTTCGCCCCCGCGGTGCTGCGCCGGCTGTACGCCGAGCTGGTCCGCGGCCGCCGGTACAACACGCAGGCGACCGCGCTCACGAAGCAGGGCCGGCTGGCGGTCTACCCGTCCAGCACGGGCCAGGAGGCCTGTGAGGTGGCCGCCGCGCTGGTGCTGGAGGACCGGGACTGGCTCTTCCCGTCGTACCGCGACACCCTGGCCGCCGTGGCGCGCGGGCTCGACCCCGTCCAGGCCCTGACCCTGCTGCGGGGCGACTGGCACACCGGCTACGACCCGCACGAGCACCGCATCGCCCCCCTGTGCACGCCGCTCGCCACGCAGCTCCCGCACGCCGTGGGCCTGGCGCACGCCGCCCGCCTCAAGGGCGACGACGTCGTGGCGCTGGCCATGGTCGGCGACGGCGGCACCAGCGAGGGCGACTTCCACGAGGCGCTGAACTTCGCCGCCGTCTGGCAGGCGCCCGTCGTCTTCCTCGTGCAGAACAACGGCTTCGCGATCTCCGTGCCGCTCGCCAAGCAGACCGCCGCCCCGTCGCTGGCCCACAAGGCCGTCGGCTACGGGATGCCCGGACGGCTCGTCGACGGCAACGACGCCGCGGCCGTGCACCAGGTGCTCTCCGAGGCGGTGGCCCGCGCCCGGCGCGGCGGCGGCCCCACCCTCGTCGAGGCCGTGACGTACCGCATCGACGCCCACACCAACGCCGACGACGCCACGCGGTACCGCGGGGACGGCGAGGTCGAGGCCTGGCGGCAGCACGACCCGATCCAGCTGCTGGAGCGCGAGCTGAAGGACCGTGGACTGATCGACGAGGACGGCATACGGGAAGCCGCCGAGGACGCCGAGAGGATGGCCGCGCGGCTGCGCGAGCGGATGAACGCCGACGCCGAACTCGACCCCATGGACCTGTTCGCCCACGTCTTCGCCGAGCAGACCGCGCAGCTGCGGGAACAGGCCGCGCAGCTCAGGGCCGAGCTGGCCGCGGAAGCGGAAGGTGACGTGCGATGA
- a CDS encoding alpha-ketoacid dehydrogenase subunit beta, translated as MTTVAAKPATMAQALQRAMRDAMAEDPTVHVMGEDVGTLGGVFRVTDGLAKEFGEDRCTDTPLAEAGILGTAVGMAMYGLRPVVEMQFDAFAYPAFEQLISHVARMRNRTRGAMPLPIVVRVPYGGGIGGVEHHSDSSEAYYMATPGLHVVTPATVADAYGLLRAAIASDDPVVFLEPKRLYWSKSDWSPDAPAAVEPIGRAVVRRTGRSATLITYGPSVPVCLEAAEAAQAEGWDLEVVDLRSLVPFDDETVCASVRRTGRAVVVHESNGFAGPGAEIAARVTERCFHHLEAPVLRVAGFDIPYPPPMLERHHLPGVDRVLDAVARLQWEAEN; from the coding sequence ATGACCACCGTGGCAGCCAAGCCCGCCACCATGGCGCAGGCCCTCCAGCGGGCCATGCGCGACGCGATGGCCGAGGACCCGACCGTCCACGTCATGGGCGAGGACGTGGGCACGCTCGGCGGCGTCTTCCGCGTCACCGACGGACTCGCCAAGGAGTTCGGCGAGGACCGGTGCACGGACACCCCGCTCGCCGAGGCCGGCATCCTCGGCACGGCCGTCGGCATGGCGATGTACGGGCTGCGGCCCGTCGTCGAGATGCAGTTCGACGCGTTCGCCTACCCGGCGTTCGAGCAGCTGATCAGCCATGTGGCGCGCATGCGGAACCGCACGCGCGGCGCGATGCCGCTGCCGATCGTCGTCCGCGTGCCGTACGGCGGCGGCATCGGCGGCGTCGAGCACCACAGCGACTCCTCCGAGGCGTACTACATGGCGACGCCCGGCCTCCACGTCGTCACGCCCGCGACCGTCGCCGACGCCTACGGGCTGCTGAGAGCCGCCATCGCCTCCGACGACCCGGTCGTCTTCCTGGAGCCCAAGCGGCTGTACTGGTCCAAGTCCGACTGGTCGCCCGACGCGCCCGCAGCGGTGGAGCCGATAGGCCGCGCCGTGGTGCGGCGCACCGGCCGCAGCGCCACCCTCATCACCTACGGCCCGTCCGTGCCCGTCTGCCTGGAGGCCGCCGAGGCCGCCCAGGCGGAGGGCTGGGACCTGGAGGTCGTCGACCTGCGCTCCCTCGTGCCGTTCGACGACGAGACGGTCTGTGCGTCCGTACGGCGCACGGGGCGGGCCGTCGTGGTCCACGAGTCCAACGGCTTCGCCGGGCCGGGCGCGGAGATCGCCGCACGGGTCACCGAGCGGTGCTTCCACCACCTGGAGGCGCCCGTGCTGCGCGTCGCCGGCTTCGACATCCCGTACCCGCCGCCGATGCTGGAGCGGCACCATCTGCCGGGAGTGGACCGGGTCCTGGACGCGGTTGCCCGGCTCCAGTGGGAGGCGGAGAACTGA
- a CDS encoding dihydrolipoamide acetyltransferase family protein, which produces MAQVLEFKLPDLGEGLTEAEIVRWLVAVGDVVAVDQPVVEVETAKAMVEVPCPYGGVVTARFGEEGQELPVGAPLLTVAVGASSLPQETAAPQAAPQSGAAGKGAAAAEEGSGNVLVGYGTGAPAGRRRRLRPQTPAAAAPAAPAAPAAPAGPAPQAIPAAPAAAPAPVADGPVPVISPLVRKLARERGIDLRQLHGSGPDGLILRADVERAAAAAEAPAAAPQAVPAKAAAVAGERVPLRGVRGAVADKLTRSRQEIPDATCWVDADATELMAARAAMNAAGGPKISLLALLARICTAALARYPELNSTVDMAAREIVRLPEVHLGFAAQTERGLVVPVVRDAHRRTAESLTAEFARMTEAAREGRLTPADLTGGTFTLNNYGVFGVDGSTPIINHPEAAMLGVGRIVPKPWVHQGELAVRQVVQLSLTFDHRVCDGGTAGGFLRYVADCVEHPAVLLRTL; this is translated from the coding sequence ATGGCCCAGGTACTGGAGTTCAAGCTGCCGGACCTCGGGGAGGGCCTCACCGAGGCGGAGATCGTGCGCTGGCTCGTCGCCGTCGGGGACGTCGTCGCCGTCGACCAGCCGGTCGTCGAGGTCGAGACGGCCAAGGCCATGGTCGAGGTGCCGTGCCCGTACGGCGGGGTGGTCACCGCCCGGTTCGGCGAGGAGGGGCAGGAACTGCCCGTCGGTGCCCCGCTGTTGACCGTCGCCGTGGGTGCCTCGTCCCTCCCGCAGGAGACGGCTGCCCCGCAGGCTGCCCCACAGTCCGGCGCCGCCGGCAAGGGCGCGGCCGCGGCCGAGGAGGGCTCCGGGAACGTGCTCGTCGGGTACGGCACCGGCGCGCCGGCCGGGCGCCGACGCCGCCTGCGCCCGCAGACACCCGCCGCGGCGGCGCCCGCGGCACCCGCTGCGCCTGCGGCACCGGCCGGCCCAGCCCCGCAGGCCATCCCCGCGGCCCCGGCCGCCGCTCCCGCACCGGTGGCCGACGGCCCCGTGCCGGTGATCTCGCCGCTCGTCCGGAAGCTGGCCCGGGAACGGGGCATCGACCTGCGGCAACTGCACGGCTCCGGCCCGGACGGGCTGATCCTGCGCGCGGACGTCGAGCGCGCCGCGGCCGCCGCCGAGGCGCCCGCCGCCGCGCCGCAGGCAGTGCCCGCGAAGGCCGCAGCCGTCGCCGGTGAGCGGGTCCCGCTGCGCGGCGTACGGGGTGCCGTCGCCGACAAGCTGACCCGCAGCCGCCAGGAGATACCGGACGCGACCTGCTGGGTGGACGCCGACGCGACGGAGCTGATGGCCGCGCGCGCCGCCATGAACGCCGCCGGGGGCCCGAAGATCTCGCTGCTGGCACTGCTGGCCCGGATCTGCACGGCCGCGCTCGCCCGCTACCCGGAGCTGAACTCCACGGTGGACATGGCGGCCCGCGAGATCGTCCGGCTGCCCGAGGTGCACCTGGGCTTCGCGGCCCAGACCGAGCGGGGCCTCGTCGTCCCGGTCGTACGTGACGCTCACCGGCGCACGGCGGAGTCGCTGACCGCCGAGTTCGCCCGGATGACGGAAGCGGCACGCGAGGGCAGGCTGACCCCTGCCGACCTCACCGGCGGCACGTTCACGCTGAACAACTACGGCGTGTTCGGGGTGGACGGCTCGACGCCGATCATCAACCACCCCGAGGCGGCCATGCTGGGCGTGGGGCGGATCGTGCCCAAGCCATGGGTGCACCAGGGCGAACTGGCCGTGCGCCAGGTGGTCCAGCTGTCCCTCACGTTCGACCACCGCGTCTGCGACGGCGGCACGGCGGGCGGCTTCCTCCGCTACGTCGCCGACTGCGTGGAACACCCGGCGGTGCTGCTGCGCACCCTGTAG
- a CDS encoding NTP transferase domain-containing protein encodes MSGFDVVVLAGGAAKRLGGADKPGLSVGGRALLDRVLAACRDAGRVVVVGGRRPTATPVVWTREEPPGGGPLVALAAGVRHVEADTLVVLGGDLPFLDGGTLRELVDALAAGSGEAVLSVDADGRDQPLLAAYRTEPLRREIALLAAEHGGLSGLPLRLLTQELDLDRVPARPLAAFDCDTWEDLARARARIREHGTVLDEWITAVKAELGIELDVDTGLLLDLARDAAHGVARPAAPLTTFLVGYAAAKAGGDDPAAVAEATAKAAALARRWADESAQEPGTGAHAKDDHTMGKADAGRTDAGETHTGGTDAG; translated from the coding sequence GTGAGCGGATTTGACGTCGTCGTGCTGGCGGGAGGGGCCGCGAAGCGGCTCGGCGGTGCCGACAAACCCGGGCTGAGCGTGGGCGGGCGCGCCCTGCTCGACCGGGTACTGGCGGCCTGCCGGGACGCCGGCCGCGTCGTCGTCGTGGGCGGGCGCCGGCCCACCGCCACGCCCGTCGTCTGGACGCGGGAGGAGCCGCCAGGTGGCGGGCCCCTCGTGGCCCTGGCCGCAGGCGTGCGGCACGTGGAGGCGGACACCCTGGTCGTCCTCGGCGGCGACCTCCCGTTCCTGGACGGCGGCACCCTGCGGGAGCTGGTGGACGCGCTCGCCGCCGGGAGCGGCGAAGCCGTGCTGTCCGTGGACGCCGACGGGCGCGACCAGCCGCTCCTCGCCGCGTACCGCACGGAGCCGTTGCGTCGCGAGATCGCGCTGCTCGCCGCCGAGCACGGCGGACTGTCCGGTCTGCCGCTGCGCCTGCTGACCCAGGAGCTGGACCTCGACCGCGTCCCCGCCCGGCCGCTCGCCGCGTTCGACTGCGACACCTGGGAGGACCTTGCCAGGGCCCGGGCCCGCATCAGGGAGCATGGGACCGTGCTGGACGAATGGATCACCGCAGTCAAGGCCGAACTCGGCATCGAACTGGACGTCGACACCGGCCTCCTGCTCGACCTGGCCCGCGACGCCGCCCACGGTGTCGCCCGACCCGCCGCGCCGCTCACCACGTTCCTGGTGGGGTACGCGGCCGCCAAGGCGGGCGGGGACGACCCCGCCGCGGTCGCCGAGGCCACAGCCAAGGCTGCCGCCCTCGCGCGGCGCTGGGCGGACGAGTCCGCGCAGGAGCCCGGGACAGGCGCCCATGCCAAGGACGACCACACCATGGGCAAAGCCGACGCGGGCAGGACCGACGCCGGCGAGACCCACACGGGCGGGACCGACGCGGGATGA
- a CDS encoding molybdopterin molybdotransferase MoeA: MTEPEAAAEADGIDEALALLGPPAGRREQAPARNRDDKEPGRDPHGHRATPWDRARDTAAHAGRAAPVPSRRVPLDAALGRILAEPLPALTDLPSFDTSAMDGWAVAGPGPWEISDEGSVLAGHAGSDPLPDGTAVRIATGARVPPDTTAVIRTEHSRVEPGGAGGSRTAGRGHLHALREVVPGQDIRPRGQECRSGDQLLPAATLVTPAVLGMAAAAGYDELVTVVRPRVEVLVLGDELLTSGVPHDGLIRDALGPMLGPWLRTLGVDVLATRRIGDDAAALHEAVTGSEADVVITTGGTAAGPVDHVHPVLHAAGAELLVDGVKVRPGHPMLLARLAPGDRPESHRYLVGLPGNPLAAVSGLLTLAEPLLRGLAGRRPQEPYRAPVRDQVQGHPYDTRLVPVVHRAGQAVPLHYAGPAMLRGLAAAEGLAVVPPGGARPGDSLEVLGLPWAASASAGEGCFT; encoded by the coding sequence ATGACCGAACCGGAAGCGGCCGCCGAGGCCGACGGCATCGACGAGGCCCTGGCCCTCCTCGGACCCCCCGCCGGGCGCCGTGAGCAGGCACCTGCCCGGAATCGGGACGACAAGGAGCCCGGCAGGGACCCGCACGGCCACCGGGCGACCCCCTGGGACCGGGCGCGTGACACCGCCGCCCACGCCGGACGTGCCGCGCCCGTCCCGTCCCGCCGGGTACCGCTCGACGCCGCGCTCGGCCGGATCCTCGCCGAACCCCTCCCGGCGCTCACCGACCTGCCGTCCTTCGACACCTCCGCCATGGACGGCTGGGCCGTCGCCGGGCCCGGCCCCTGGGAGATCAGCGACGAGGGCTCCGTCCTCGCAGGCCACGCCGGATCGGACCCGCTTCCGGACGGCACGGCCGTGCGCATCGCGACCGGCGCGCGTGTCCCGCCCGACACGACCGCCGTCATCCGCACCGAGCACTCCCGCGTCGAGCCCGGCGGAGCCGGGGGCTCCCGCACCGCGGGGCGCGGCCATCTCCACGCCCTGCGCGAGGTCGTCCCCGGGCAGGACATCAGGCCGCGCGGCCAGGAGTGCCGCTCCGGCGACCAGCTCCTGCCCGCCGCCACCCTGGTGACGCCGGCCGTCCTCGGCATGGCGGCCGCCGCCGGCTACGACGAGCTGGTCACCGTCGTCCGCCCGCGCGTGGAGGTGCTGGTCCTCGGCGACGAGCTGCTGACGTCCGGCGTTCCGCACGACGGGCTCATCCGGGACGCCCTCGGCCCGATGCTGGGCCCCTGGCTGCGCACCCTCGGCGTCGACGTCCTCGCCACGCGGCGCATCGGCGACGACGCCGCCGCGCTGCACGAGGCGGTCACCGGCAGCGAGGCCGACGTCGTGATCACCACGGGCGGTACGGCTGCCGGGCCCGTCGACCACGTCCACCCCGTCCTGCACGCCGCCGGAGCCGAACTGCTCGTCGACGGCGTGAAGGTGAGGCCGGGTCACCCCATGCTGCTGGCCCGCCTCGCCCCCGGCGATCGCCCGGAGAGCCACCGATATCTCGTCGGCCTCCCCGGCAACCCGCTGGCCGCCGTCTCCGGGCTGCTCACTCTCGCCGAGCCGCTGCTGCGCGGCCTGGCCGGGCGCAGGCCCCAGGAGCCGTACCGGGCGCCCGTACGCGACCAAGTACAGGGCCATCCGTACGACACCCGGCTCGTCCCGGTCGTCCACCGTGCCGGGCAGGCCGTACCCCTGCACTACGCCGGCCCGGCCATGCTGCGCGGGCTGGCCGCGGCCGAAGGACTCGCCGTCGTACCGCCCGGGGGCGCCCGCCCGGGCGACTCACTGGAGGTCCTGGGCCTGCCCTGGGCGGCCTCGGCCTCCGCAGGGGAGGGATGTTTCACGTGA